In Doryrhamphus excisus isolate RoL2022-K1 chromosome 21, RoL_Dexc_1.0, whole genome shotgun sequence, a single genomic region encodes these proteins:
- the tnfrsf11a gene encoding tumor necrosis factor receptor superfamily member 11A isoform X2, translating to MRLMFPPRWIFRCWTVCILVTFYSQNTSCKSVSCGDDQHYLKGSRCCDKCKPGFRVFADCNESHQTKCVKCAHGEYQPYWTQETRCLQQRICDAGKGFMSRPENLEAEEPCRCFPNFQCHPINCEFCERIPTCRPGYGLELDPESTNGRKICVACKKGFFSADNNTKQCKPWTNCKAEGRSETRGGSAQTDAECGPPLSSAAPSWVVVSVLSAITILCLLILLLFCYKDKLKLLSVNLRSCVQNLKRTRIQQETLAPLYQSGAAGGLKYVPCETTKLFCQAPDMSDADETPSTPCGTVSLPHTQDMNKKEGLQREAPMEDPNVVGSGGPEEVSEEEELTSVPPLSTGSCVCTVPVQEPLEVGENEDCSQAVSPGTSGVCSCGGLHAERGREYEESELVSFSPPLLRSTSVTPPSSLLPELCLPLSKARSRPDVKGPLKDLTPIKQKGYHRLASTDSTENSAPSSVASLSPLKTSSSIGELYSEDQDQKGFWGDDGGNTLQSGDTELECPPPGSLQSHLAEPTLTSGQVSGNNNTTFISSGQVVNFSGDVIVVYVGQTSLGDAEDATSDDDFGRPVQEQASETAPFFQSAGRLRSEGDAGTQKPLRDHKTASTNTHRIVGNDG from the exons ATGAGACTAATGTTCCCCCCAAGGTGGATATTCCGATGCTGGACGGTGTGCATCCTTGTCACGTTTTACTCACAG AACACTTCCTGCAAGTCTGTTTCCTGCGGCGACGACCAGCATTATTTAAAAGGCTCAAGGTGCTGCGACAAGTGTAAACCAg gctTCCGCGTGTTTGCAGATTGCAATGAATCTCATCAGACCAAGTGTGTTAAATGCGCTCATGGCGAGTACCAGCCCTACTGGACCCAAGAAACGCGATGCCTCCAGCAGAGGATATGCGATGCAG GTAAAGGTTTCATGTCCAGACCAGAGAATCTGGAAGCGGAGGAACCTTGTCGTTGTTTCCCAAACTTCCAGTGCCATCCCATTAACTGTGAGTTCTGTGAAAGGATTCCCACTTGCCGACCCGGGTATGGACTGGAATTGGACCCAG AATCCACCAATGGGAGGAAGATCTGCGTTGCGTGTAAGAAGGGATTCTTCTCTGCAGACAACAACACCAAACAATGCAAACCATGGACCaa CTGCAAGGCGGAGGGCAGGAGCGAGACTCGAGGAGGCAGCGCTCAGACCGATGCGGAGTGTGGACCACCTCTATCTA GTGCTGCCCCCTCCTGGGTGGTGGTGTCGGTGCTGTCAGCCATCACCATCCTctgcctcctcatcctcctccttttctGCTACAAGGACAAACTCAAGTTGCTTTCAG TTAATCTGCGATCCTGCGTTCAGAATCTGAAAAGGACCAGGATTCAGcag GAGACGTTGGCCCCTCTTTACCAGAGTGGAGCAGCAGGGGGTCTCAAATACGTCCCGTGTGAGACCACCAAACTCTTCTGCCAAGCCCCCGACATGAGTGACGCCGACGAGACCCCCTCCACACCCTGTGGCACCGTCTCGCTCCCTCACACGCAGGACATGAACAAAAAAGAAGGCCTACAACGGGAGGCACCCATGGAGGACCCAAACGTGGTAGGGTCTGGGGGTCCAGAGGAGGTctctgaagaagaagaactcaCCAGCGTGCCTCCGCTATCAACCGGTTCTTGCGTGTGCACCGTTCCGGTCCAGGAGCCTCTGGAAGTAGGAGAAAATGAGGATTGTAGCCAAGCCGTCAGTCCCGGCACCTCCGGGGTTTGCTCCTGTGGGGGTCTACACGCAGAACGGGGGCGAGAGTACGAGGAGAGCGAACTTGTCTCCTTTTCACCTCCTCTTCTCCGCTCCACATCAGTGACTCCTCCATCCAGCTTGCTTCCTGAGCTCTGCTTGCCTCTGAGTAAGGCTCGGTCCAGACCGGATGTCAAGGGTCCCCTTAAAGACCTGACCCCCATAAAGCAGAAAGGATATCACAGACTGGCTAGCACGGACTCCACAGAGAACAGCGCACCCTCTTCGGTGGCATCACTTAGTCCTTTAAAGACCTCCTCGTCTATTGGGGAGCTCTACTCAGAGGACCAAGACCAGAAAGGATTCTGGGGGGACGACGGGGGTAACACACTCCAATCTGGGGACACCGAACTCGAGTGCCCCCCTCCTGGAAGCTTACAGAGTCACCTTGCAGAACCAACTCTTACCTCAG GTCAGGTGTCGGGGAACAACAACACCACCTTCATCTCCAGCGGTCAGGTGGTGAACTTCAGCGGCGACGTCATCGTCGTCTACGTGGGCCAGACGTCTCTCGGCGACGCCGAAGACGCAACGTCGGACGACGATTTCGGGCGTCCCGTGCAAGAACAAGCCAGCGAGACGGCGCCCTTTTTCCAGAGTGCCGGACGCCTGAGGTCAGAGGGGGACGCCGGTACCCAAAAACCCTTACGGGACCACAAAACCGCAAGCACAAATACTCACCGAATAGTCGGGAATGATGGGTAA
- the tnfrsf11a gene encoding tumor necrosis factor receptor superfamily member 11A isoform X1, which translates to MRLMFPPRWIFRCWTVCILVTFYSQNTSCKSVSCGDDQHYLKGSRCCDKCKPGFRVFADCNESHQTKCVKCAHGEYQPYWTQETRCLQQRICDAGKGFMSRPENLEAEEPCRCFPNFQCHPINCEFCERIPTCRPGYGLELDPESTNGRKICVACKKGFFSADNNTKQCKPWTNCKAEGRSETRGGSAQTDAECGPPLSSAAPSWVVVSVLSAITILCLLILLLFCYKDKLKLLSVNLRSCVQNLKRTRIQQETLAPLYQSGAAGGLKYVPCETTKLFCQAPDMSDADETPSTPCGTVSLPHTQDMNKKEGLQREAPMEDPNVVGSGGPEEVSEEEELTSVPPLSTGSCVCTVPVQEPLEVGENEDCSQAVSPGTSGVCSCGGLHAERGREYEESELVSFSPPLLRSTSVTPPSSLLPELCLPLSKARSRPDVKGPLKDLTPIKQKGYHRLASTDSTENSAPSSVASLSPLKTSSSIGELYSEDQDQKGFWGDDGGNTLQSGDTELECPPPGSLQSHLAEPTLTSAGQVSGNNNTTFISSGQVVNFSGDVIVVYVGQTSLGDAEDATSDDDFGRPVQEQASETAPFFQSAGRLRSEGDAGTQKPLRDHKTASTNTHRIVGNDG; encoded by the exons ATGAGACTAATGTTCCCCCCAAGGTGGATATTCCGATGCTGGACGGTGTGCATCCTTGTCACGTTTTACTCACAG AACACTTCCTGCAAGTCTGTTTCCTGCGGCGACGACCAGCATTATTTAAAAGGCTCAAGGTGCTGCGACAAGTGTAAACCAg gctTCCGCGTGTTTGCAGATTGCAATGAATCTCATCAGACCAAGTGTGTTAAATGCGCTCATGGCGAGTACCAGCCCTACTGGACCCAAGAAACGCGATGCCTCCAGCAGAGGATATGCGATGCAG GTAAAGGTTTCATGTCCAGACCAGAGAATCTGGAAGCGGAGGAACCTTGTCGTTGTTTCCCAAACTTCCAGTGCCATCCCATTAACTGTGAGTTCTGTGAAAGGATTCCCACTTGCCGACCCGGGTATGGACTGGAATTGGACCCAG AATCCACCAATGGGAGGAAGATCTGCGTTGCGTGTAAGAAGGGATTCTTCTCTGCAGACAACAACACCAAACAATGCAAACCATGGACCaa CTGCAAGGCGGAGGGCAGGAGCGAGACTCGAGGAGGCAGCGCTCAGACCGATGCGGAGTGTGGACCACCTCTATCTA GTGCTGCCCCCTCCTGGGTGGTGGTGTCGGTGCTGTCAGCCATCACCATCCTctgcctcctcatcctcctccttttctGCTACAAGGACAAACTCAAGTTGCTTTCAG TTAATCTGCGATCCTGCGTTCAGAATCTGAAAAGGACCAGGATTCAGcag GAGACGTTGGCCCCTCTTTACCAGAGTGGAGCAGCAGGGGGTCTCAAATACGTCCCGTGTGAGACCACCAAACTCTTCTGCCAAGCCCCCGACATGAGTGACGCCGACGAGACCCCCTCCACACCCTGTGGCACCGTCTCGCTCCCTCACACGCAGGACATGAACAAAAAAGAAGGCCTACAACGGGAGGCACCCATGGAGGACCCAAACGTGGTAGGGTCTGGGGGTCCAGAGGAGGTctctgaagaagaagaactcaCCAGCGTGCCTCCGCTATCAACCGGTTCTTGCGTGTGCACCGTTCCGGTCCAGGAGCCTCTGGAAGTAGGAGAAAATGAGGATTGTAGCCAAGCCGTCAGTCCCGGCACCTCCGGGGTTTGCTCCTGTGGGGGTCTACACGCAGAACGGGGGCGAGAGTACGAGGAGAGCGAACTTGTCTCCTTTTCACCTCCTCTTCTCCGCTCCACATCAGTGACTCCTCCATCCAGCTTGCTTCCTGAGCTCTGCTTGCCTCTGAGTAAGGCTCGGTCCAGACCGGATGTCAAGGGTCCCCTTAAAGACCTGACCCCCATAAAGCAGAAAGGATATCACAGACTGGCTAGCACGGACTCCACAGAGAACAGCGCACCCTCTTCGGTGGCATCACTTAGTCCTTTAAAGACCTCCTCGTCTATTGGGGAGCTCTACTCAGAGGACCAAGACCAGAAAGGATTCTGGGGGGACGACGGGGGTAACACACTCCAATCTGGGGACACCGAACTCGAGTGCCCCCCTCCTGGAAGCTTACAGAGTCACCTTGCAGAACCAACTCTTACCTCAG CAGGTCAGGTGTCGGGGAACAACAACACCACCTTCATCTCCAGCGGTCAGGTGGTGAACTTCAGCGGCGACGTCATCGTCGTCTACGTGGGCCAGACGTCTCTCGGCGACGCCGAAGACGCAACGTCGGACGACGATTTCGGGCGTCCCGTGCAAGAACAAGCCAGCGAGACGGCGCCCTTTTTCCAGAGTGCCGGACGCCTGAGGTCAGAGGGGGACGCCGGTACCCAAAAACCCTTACGGGACCACAAAACCGCAAGCACAAATACTCACCGAATAGTCGGGAATGATGGGTAA